A single Saccopteryx bilineata isolate mSacBil1 chromosome 7, mSacBil1_pri_phased_curated, whole genome shotgun sequence DNA region contains:
- the LOC136310920 gene encoding zinc finger protein 879: MNKLLDDSTFDFKLGRPYISEDKLEKQHGKENKPYRKVSVIIKKTYTRERSFVGIELEKNLGLKSSLIRKPHSQQYSILFKQLGVSIVRKCYRCNICGKIFLHSSSLSKHQRIHTGEKLYKCKECRKAFSQSSSLTQHLRVHTGEKPYICSDCGKAFSFTTSLIGHQRMHTGERPYKCSECGKTFKGSSSLNNHQRIHTGEKPYKCNECGRAFSQCSSLIQHHRIHTGEKPYECSQCGKAFTSISRLSRHHRIHTGEKPFNCNECGKVFSYHSALIIHQRIHTGEKPYACRECGKAFSQSSALIQHQRIHTGEKPYKCNECGKAFSWISRLNIHNRIHTGEKPYNCKECGKAFSSHSAVNTHRKIHTGEKPYKCSDCEKAFNQSSALIQHQRIHTGEKPFNCKVCGKAFRQSSSLMTHMRIHTGEKPYKCKECGKAFSQSSSLTNHQRTHTGEKI; encoded by the coding sequence ATGAATAAACTCTTAGATGACAGTACTTTCGACTTCAAGTTGGGGAGACCCTACATAAGTGAGGACAAGCTAGAGAAGCAGCATGGCAAAGAGAACAAACCTTACAGGAAGGTCTCAGTTATCATCAAAAAGACCTACACAAGGGAGAGGAGCTTTGTAGGTATTGAACTTGAGAAGAATCTTGGTCTAAAATCCTCACTTATTAGGAAACCCCATTCACAGCAGTATTCAATTCTGTTTAAGCAGCTGGGAGTCAGTATAGTGAGGAAATGTTACAGATGTAACATCTGTGGGAAAATCTTCCTCCATAGTTCTTCCCTGAGCAAACATCAGAGAatccacactggagagaagcTCTATAAATGTAAGGAATGTAGGAAGGCTTTCAGCCAAAGCTCATCCCTAACTCAGCACCTGAGagttcacacaggagaaaaacctTATATATGTAGTGACTGTGGGAAAGCATTCAGTTTCACTACCTCTCTCATTGGACATCAGAGAATGCATACTGGAGAGAGACCCTAtaaatgcagtgaatgtggaaaaaCATTTAAAGGTAGTTCATCCCTTAATAATCaccagagaattcatactggagaaaagCCCTATAAGTGTAATGAATGTGGGAGAGCCTTTAGCCAGTGCTCATCTCTTATTCAGCATCATAGAATTCATACCGGAGAGAAACCGTATGAATGTAGtcagtgtgggaaagcctttacgTCAATATCACGGCTAAGTAGACATCatagaattcatactggagagaaaccctttAATTGTAATGAGTGTGGGAAAGTATTCAGTTACCACTCAGCTCTTATTATACATCAGAGGATTCACACAGGTGAGAAACCTTATGCATGTagagaatgtgggaaagccttcagccaGAGCTCAGCTCTTATacaacatcaaagaattcacactggagagaaaccttacaaatgtaatgaatgtgggaaagctTTCTCCTGGATTTCACGGCTTAACATACACAATAGAATTCATACCGGAGAGAAACCATATAATTGTAAAgaatgtggaaaagccttcagttccCACTCAGCAGTTAATACTCATCGAaaaattcacacaggagagaaaccttatAAATGTAGTGACTGTGAAAAGGCCTTCAACCAAAGCTCAGCTCTGATTCAGCATCAGAGGATTCATACTGGGGAGAAGCCATTTAACTGTAAAgtgtgtgggaaagccttcagacaGAGTTCATCCCTTATGACACACAtgagaattcacacaggagaaaagccttacaaatgtaaagaatgtggAAAAGCTTTTAGTCAGAGCTCATCCCTGACTAATCATCAGAGGACTCATactggagaaaaaatataa